In Burkholderia lata, the DNA window GTTCGATTGCCTGCACGAGGCCGTCGATCACGCTCGGTCCGATCGTGTTCATCTTCGACTTGAACGACACGATCACGACGTCGTCTTCGCCCGCGCGGTCGTCGACCCATGCACGCACGGCGTCGGTCTCGAACAGCGTCTTGCCGTACGTCTTCGGATCGGCACCGGCTTCACCGAGCAGCGGCGCGCGGAATACCTGCTTGTCGTAGACCGCGAGGTCCGAACGCGGTACGAAGCGCTTCGCTGCCGGCGCCCACGAGCCTTCGGCCGTGTGCACGCCACCCTTTTCTGCAACCGCGCCCTCGAGCACCCATGACGGCAGCGGCACGTTTGCCAGTGCCTTGCCGGCCGCGATGTCTTCCTGCACCCACTCGGCGACCTGCTTCCAGCCGGCGGCCTGCCAGCCTTCGAACGGGCCTTCGTTCCAGCCGAAACCCCAGCGGATCGCGAGGTCGACGTCGCGCGCGTTGTCGGCGATCGATTCGAGATGCACGCCGATGTAGTGGAACACGTCGCGGAAGATCGACCACAGGAACTGCGCGTGCGGATGGTCCGTTTCACGCAGCAGCTTCAGGCGTTCCGCCGGCGGGCGCTTCAGGATGCGACCGACGGTTTCGTCCGCCTTCGCGCCCGAATCCACGTAGGTGCCCGTCTTCGCGTCGAGCACCTTGATCGCCTTGCCTTCCTTCTTGTAGAAACCGCCGCCCGTCTTCTGGCCGAGCGCGCCCTGCTTCACCAGTTCGGCGAGCACGGCAGGCGTCTGGTAGACCGGGAAGAACGGATCGTCGGCGAGGTTGTCCTGCATCGTCTTGATCACGTGCGCCATCGTGTCGAGGCCGACCACGTCCGCGGTGCGGAACGTCGCCGACTTCGCGCGGCCGAGGCGGCTGCCCGTCAGGTCGTCGACTTCGTCGAAGCGCAGGCCGAACTTGGCGGCTTCGGTGATCACGGCCAGGATCGAGAAGATGCCGACGCGGTTCGCGATGAAGTTCGGCGTGTCCTTCGCGCGCACGACACCCTTGCCGACGATGCTCGTCAGGAACGTCTCGAGCTGGTCGAGGATCTCCGGACGCGTATGCGCGGTCGGGATCAGTTCGACGAGGTGCATGTAGCGCGGCGGGTTGAAGAAGTGCACGCCGCAGAAGCGCGACTTCAGCTCGTCCGAGAAACCTTCGGACAGCTTCGTGATCGACAGGCCCGACGTGTTGGTCGCGAAGATCGCATTCGGCGCGATGTGCGGCGCGACCTTCTTGTACAGGTCGTGCTTCCAGTCCATCCGCTCGGCGATCGCTTCGATCACGACGTCGCACTCGGCGAGTTTCGCGATGTCGTCTTCGTAGTTCGCTGCTTCGAGGTACTTGGCGTCGTCCTTCACGCCGAACGGCGCGGGCGACAGCTTCTTCAGGCTCTCGATCGCCTTCAGCGCGATCGCGTTTTTCGGACCTTCCTTGGCCGGCAGGTCGAACAGCAGCACGGGCACGCGCGCGTTGATGAGGTGCGCGGCGATCTGCGCGCCCATCACGCCGGCGCCCAGCACGGCGACCTTGCGAATCAGGAAATTGCTCACGGGATGTCTCCGGATAGTGTCGTGCAGCGCGGGAGGTGTGGGCTGCACGGAGAAGTGAGTACCAGGAACCGTTGCGTTCGGGCGGCGCGCATCGCGCCCCGCCCGGACTCGCATCAGAACAGCGATTCGTCGACTTCCATCATCGTCTTCGAACCGGCGCGTGCGGCGCGGATCGTCGACGCCGTCTCGGGCAGCAGGCGCGCGAAGTAGAAGCGTGCCGTCGCGAGCTTCGACTTGTAGAACGGATCGCCCGACGCTTCGTTGTCGAGTGCGAGGCGCGCCATGCGCGCCCAGAAGTACGAGAACACCAGGTGACCGACGGTACGCAGGTACGGCACGGCCGCAGCGCCGACTTCGTCCGGGTTCTGCATCGCCTTCATGCCGATTTCCATCGTCAGCTTCTGCACCTTGTCGCCGATGTCGGCGAGCGGGTTGATGAACTCGGCCATTTCCGGCTTCACGCCTTCGGCTTCCGCGAATTCCGTGACGAGCTTGCCGAACTTCTTCAGCTTCGCACCCATGTCGCCGAGCACCTTGCGGCCCAGCAGGTCGAGCGACTGGATCGAGTTCGTGCCTTCGTAGATCATGTTGATCCGCGCGTCGCGCACGTACTGCTCCATGCCCCATTCGGAGATGAAGCCGTGGCCGCCGTAGATCTGCATCGCGTGGTTCGTGCACTCGAACGCGTTGTCGGTCAGGAACGCCTTGATGATCGGCGTGAGCAGCGCGACGAGGTCGGCCGCTTCCTTGCGCACCGCTTCATCGGCGTGCGACAGTTCCTTGTCGATCTGCAGCGCGGACCAGTACGTGAACGCGCGCGCGCCTTCCGCGTAGGCCTTCTGCGTGAGCAGCATGCGGCGCACGTCCGGGTGCACGATGATCGGGTCGGCCGGTTTGTCCGGTGCCTTCGGGCCCGTCAGCGAGCGCATCTGCAGGCGCTCCTTCGCATACGTCAGCGAGTTCTGGTACGCGACTTCCGTGAGGCCGAGGCCTTGCGCACCGACGCCGAGGCGGGCCGCGTTCATCATCACGAACATCGCGTTGAGGCCCTTGTTCGGCTCGCCGACCATCCAGCCCTTCGCGTTGTCGAGGTTCATCACGCAGGTCGAGTTGCCGTGGATGCCCATCTTGTGCTCGATCGAGCCGCACTTGATGCCGTTGCGCTCGCCCGGCGCGCCAGCCGCATCCGGAATGAACTTCGGCACGATGAACAGCGAGATCCCCTTCGTGCCTTGCGGCGCGTCCGGCAGGCGCGCGAGCACGAGGTGGATGATGTTCTCGGCCATGTCGTGCTCGCCGCTCGAGATGAAGATCTTCGTGCCGCTGATCGAGTACGAGCCGTCGCCGTTCGGTTCGGCCTTGGTGCGCAGGATGCCGAGGTCGGTGCCACAGTGCGGTTCGGTCAGGCACATCGTGCCCGTCCATTCGCCCGTCACGAGCTTCGG includes these proteins:
- a CDS encoding 3-hydroxyacyl-CoA dehydrogenase/enoyl-CoA hydratase family protein; protein product: MSNFLIRKVAVLGAGVMGAQIAAHLINARVPVLLFDLPAKEGPKNAIALKAIESLKKLSPAPFGVKDDAKYLEAANYEDDIAKLAECDVVIEAIAERMDWKHDLYKKVAPHIAPNAIFATNTSGLSITKLSEGFSDELKSRFCGVHFFNPPRYMHLVELIPTAHTRPEILDQLETFLTSIVGKGVVRAKDTPNFIANRVGIFSILAVITEAAKFGLRFDEVDDLTGSRLGRAKSATFRTADVVGLDTMAHVIKTMQDNLADDPFFPVYQTPAVLAELVKQGALGQKTGGGFYKKEGKAIKVLDAKTGTYVDSGAKADETVGRILKRPPAERLKLLRETDHPHAQFLWSIFRDVFHYIGVHLESIADNARDVDLAIRWGFGWNEGPFEGWQAAGWKQVAEWVQEDIAAGKALANVPLPSWVLEGAVAEKGGVHTAEGSWAPAAKRFVPRSDLAVYDKQVFRAPLLGEAGADPKTYGKTLFETDAVRAWVDDRAGEDDVVIVSFKSKMNTIGPSVIDGLVQAIELAEKDYKGVVIWQPTSLKLGTPGGPFSAGANLEEAMPAFMMGGAKGIEPFVKKFQEGMLRVKYANVPVVAAVSGIALGGGCELMLHSAKRVVHVESYIGLVEVGVGLVPAGGGLKEAALRAADAATAANATTDILKFVTKSFENAAMAKVSASAHDARAMGYVKPSDTIIFNVFELLDTAKKEARALAATGYRAPLRAKDVPVAGRSAIATIKASLVNMRDGRFISDHDYLIASRIAEAVCGGDVEAGSLVDEQWLLALERRAFVELLGTQKTQERIMGMLQTGKPVRN
- a CDS encoding acyl-CoA dehydrogenase C-terminal domain-containing protein — protein: MGQYAAPLRDMQFVLHELLNVEAEVKQMPKHADLDADTINQVLEEAGKFCSEVLFPLNQVGDREGCTYEGDGVVKTPTGFKEAYQQYVEAGWPALGCDPDYGGQGLPAFVNNALYEMMNSANQAWTMYPGLSHGAYECLHAHGAPELQKAYLPKLVTGEWTGTMCLTEPHCGTDLGILRTKAEPNGDGSYSISGTKIFISSGEHDMAENIIHLVLARLPDAPQGTKGISLFIVPKFIPDAAGAPGERNGIKCGSIEHKMGIHGNSTCVMNLDNAKGWMVGEPNKGLNAMFVMMNAARLGVGAQGLGLTEVAYQNSLTYAKERLQMRSLTGPKAPDKPADPIIVHPDVRRMLLTQKAYAEGARAFTYWSALQIDKELSHADEAVRKEAADLVALLTPIIKAFLTDNAFECTNHAMQIYGGHGFISEWGMEQYVRDARINMIYEGTNSIQSLDLLGRKVLGDMGAKLKKFGKLVTEFAEAEGVKPEMAEFINPLADIGDKVQKLTMEIGMKAMQNPDEVGAAAVPYLRTVGHLVFSYFWARMARLALDNEASGDPFYKSKLATARFYFARLLPETASTIRAARAGSKTMMEVDESLF